ACGACAAAGCCGCGAGTATTTATCTACAAAGAACTGACTACCTTCTTGCAAATGGAATTCCTCCAGAATGGGAAGGCATTATAGATTATGATACAAAATAAATTTATGAAAATTTTCCCCGTTTAGTTCAAAACATCGGTTTATGGGAAATAGGCATTCCGTTTTTGCTATACCAATTGCCAAAAGTAAATTCCGATTTAATTCTAGAAAACTCGCTTTTGGCTACACAATTCAAAATTTTGGTTAAATTTTAATCATTACTTTCGTTCCATTGGTTTAACGGGAGTATCGTTTCCAGCTTCAGGGAATCGAGAAAGGTGTAGTAGTGGGCGTTGAAAATGAACACGGACTTTGTGAGGCTAATGAAGATTGCCTCTATACTCCAAATATTTCTTCTTATCAGGGGCATGGAAATCTAGTAACTGCTTTAAAAACAAGTGGTTGTGCAGACATAACATCACCTGCATTTAACTTTATCAGAATGAAAGCAATGGATACTAATTCTTTTGACCCTAAAAAGGACAAAGGTTCAAAAAAGACTTGAACACATAATTTTAAAAAATATAATTGAAATCAATTCGCAGAGTGATAAATGAAAGAAAATCGGATAATATTAATTATCCTCAGACTCAATAAGCATTCTTAATTTATGCAATCGATGTATCCAATGAAAAAATCAGATTCTAACTTAACATTAAGAATTGCAATACTCGAAATTCTAGCTATAGGCATTGCCTATTTTTTAGGCGGAATGCTTGGGCTTAAGATCGCTTCTATTGGTTCTCATATCAGTCTTATCTGGGCGCCGACAGGAATTGCTATTGCAGGACTCCTTCGTTTTGGAAGATTTGTTGGGATTGGTATTTGGATAGCATCTTGCCTAGTTAATTACCAAATAGGCTCTTCATTTTTTCTAGCAAGTCTTATTGCAACTGGAAATACGTTAGGACCCGTTTTAGCAGTTTATTTTTTAAGAAAAGTAAAATTTCAGATTCTATTTGAAAGAAGAAGGGATTTGCTCTTCTATACATTCATAGTAACGCTTGCAATGGCAGTCAATGCAAGCGTGGGCTCTCTAAGTCTTTATTTTTTTGGGGAGTTAGATTTTTCTAAACTGTCTGAAGCATGGCTTTTTTGGTGGCTGGGTGATGCGGTAGGTGCCATGGTTGTAGGGTTACCTATTGTTAGCTACTCTAGAGAAAAAGTGATTCGAGAATTAAAAGGCTGGAAAGGATTCGAAAATTTATTTGTTTTTATTCTAGTTTTCTTATGTGGAATTTCTCTATTTGGTTTTCCTCCCTTCATTTTTATTTCAATTCCTGCATTTTTATTCATATCCTTTGTTCTTGTAAGTTGGCTTGGATTAAGAAGTGGAGTAACACTCTCTTCCTCGGCTACCCTTATGATTTCAATTATCGGAGCCTGGGGAACTGCCAATGGGAGTGGTCCATTTGTTCAGAGTGGGATACATAGTGGTCTTGGTTTATTGTGGGGTTATATGACTTCAATGACAATTCTGACTGTTCTTATTTCTTCCCTTGTCTCTGAACTTTCTGCTAGTGATATTTTATTAAAAGATTTATCTGACCAAGTTCCGGGAATTATCTATCAATTTGTATTAGATAGAGAGGGTAATCGTAGTTTTCCGTATCTTAGTCGTGGTGTTGAACGTATATTCGGGTTTAGTGCAAATACAATTCGAAAAAATGCTAATCTTTTTTTTAGAGCAATTCATAGAGAAGACTTACAAATTATTGAGGACACGATAGATTATTCTTCTAAATTACAGACTCCATTTAGAATTGAGTTTAGAGTTTATTTGAATAATAGTTTTGTTTGGCTTGAAGCACAGGGAATTCCTAAAAAGTTAAGCAATGGTATTACACTTTGGAATGGACATATCTCTGATATTACGGATAGAAAGACAGCGGAAAATACCCTTCGAGAGAATCAAGAGAAGTTATATGGGTTATTTGCTCTTTCGCCTATCGGAATTGCTCTTACTGATATGAATGGAAAATACATTGAGTTCAATGACGCTTTTCGTTTGATAACGGGTTATACTGAAGATGAATTGAATCAATTAGATTATTGGAAACTGACACCTGAAAAATACAAAGATTTGGAAATGTTTCAATTAAAGTCTCTTAGTGAGACTCGAAAATATGGTCCTTACGAAAAAGAATATTTAAGAAAAGATGGAACTTTAATTCCAATACGGCTAAGAGGTGTTTTGCTCACAGGGAAGGATGGAATTGATTTTATTTGGTCCTTAGTCGAAGACATTACTCATCAAAAGGAGCAGCAACACCGTCTTGAAATTATGGCGCATTACGATGCTTTGACGCAACTTCCAAATAGAATATTATTAGCTGAACGGCTACAGGATGCAATGCTTCAGTCTATTTCTTCTGAGAGGTTACTCGCTATTTGCTACTTAGACCTGGACGAATTTAAACCTATTAATGACCAGATGGGACATGAATCGGGAGATAGATTTTTAATTGAAGTATCAAGAAAGTTACGTCAATTGTTAAGGGATAATGATACAGTGGCTCGATTGGGGGGAGATGAATTTGTTTTATTATTTACAAACCTGCAATCAGTAGAAGAGGGGGAAAAATTATTAAGACATCTATTAAATGAAATCTCTTTCAAATATCAATTAAAAGAAAATTCTACAGAAAGTTCTGTTACGGCTAGCATTGGAGTTACCTTTTTCCCAAATGATAGAGTTGATGCAGATGCATTAATTCGGCATGCAGACCAGGCAATGTATTTTGCGAAACAAGCTGGAAAAAACCAATATCATATTTTTGATCCAGAGCTTGATCGGCATTCTAAAGTAAAGTATGAAGCGATTGCGAGAATTAGATCTGCATTCGATAGAAAAGAATTTCAATTATTTTACCAACCAAAAGTAAATATGCGAACTGGAAAGGTAATTGGTGCTGAAGCATTAATACGATGGATTCATCCAGAGAAAGGAATTATTCCCCCTCTGGAATTTTTACCAGTAATTGAAAATACAGAATTTTCTATTACTCTCGGGGAGTGGGTAATCAAAGAAGCCTTAAGACAATTAAATGAATGGGCAAACCTTGATTTTAGAATTCCAATCAGTGTAAATATATCGGCAAGGCATTTGCAACAGGAGACTTTTCTTTTGCGGCTAACAGAATTTTTATCCGATTTTCCGGAAGTAATGACAAAACAACTTGAATTAGAAATATTGGAAACAAGTGCGTTAGAGGATATAGCAAAGGTATGTTCTCTGATTGAAGCTTGTAGAAAAATGGGAGTAGTCTTTGCTCTAGATGATTTTGGAACAGGCTATTCATCATTAACTTATTTAAAAAGACTTTCTACAGAAATTTTAAAAATAGATCAATCGTTTGTTCGGGATATGCTCCACGACAAAGAGGATATGGCAATTGTGCAGGGTGTGATTGGATTAGCAAAAGCATTTCAACGAAAAGTAATTGCTGAGGGAGTGGAAACCATCGAACAGGGAATTATGCTTTTAGAAATGGGCTGTGATCTTGCGCAGGGATACGGAATTTCAAAACCAATGCCCGCTAAAGATTTTTTAAATTGGGTATATGGGTATAAGCCACACTCTACTTGGATAGAATATGTAGAACACTTTGGGTAAAATAATATTATCCTTTATAAAGTGTATACAAGAATAAAATATTCTTATCTAACTCACCTTACGCTATCGCGATTATCATTGCTTCTCAAAAGCATTGATTGAGTTCGGGTGAGTTCAACGTTCACATGATGTTTGCACCCGAACTCAATGTTTCTCCCTCCATCTCTTTCGCTCAAACCCATTGTTGCTTTCACAACAATAGGTCGAAACATTAGTTAATACCTCACCTTACACAAAATTGGTAATTTATGGAAAGAAGGAAAATCTTGAGAATATTAGATAAAGCTAATGAATTAATGAATAAGCAGGTTTGGGCGGCAGCCCAAGTCGCCGACAGGCTCCAAATCTCTCACCTCAACGCGCTTGCGCGTAAGGTGAGTTAATACATGAAATTTTCCCCCATTTCGTTCAAAATATCTTTTTATGAAAGAAACGTTATTCGATTTTGCTATACCAATTGCCAAAAGTAAATTCCGATTTAATTCTAGAAAACTCGCTTTTGGCAATACCCCTTTCTAGAAAAATAGCGGAACTTATTTATGAACAGTGGTATTTAAGCTTTTAATTTGTGGAATTAGAATGGGAGAAAATGATCGAGAAGTTGAATGCAAATTAGACAATAGCCGCTAGAAAGAGAACACAAATTGGAACGATAGGAAATGTTGGTGGAATTTATTTTTCTCCAACTACACCCGCCATAGCAGGTCCTGAGTGGATACCAATGCGTATCTCCCAATAGGGTTTATTCTCGTCTTTCTTAATTGATTTTAATTCATTCATAATTGAGAGAATCTCCAGTGCCGCCAAGCAGCAATCAGCCGCTTTTGTAATATCAACCTTTGGAATTCCTCCCGCACACATATAACTATCGCCTATTGTTTTTAACTTTTCCAAATTATATATCTCTAATACTTTATCAAATTTAGAAAAGCATTTATCAAGTTCCTTAATTAATTCATGCGGATTCATTTCCTCTGCAATTTTTGTAAATCCCACAAAATCAGTAAACATAATTGTTACATTTTCAAAATACACAGGTTGAACAGTGCCTTTCTCTTTTAACTCTTCTGCAACTAGTTCAGGCAAAATATTTAAAAGAAGTTTGTCTGATTTCCTTTCAAAAATCAAAACTTTTAATTATTTCTTAATAGTATTAAAATTCTTTATATTGAACATTCTTTCGAAATAAACAGATTAATCTGTCACAGAAAATATATTCTAATCTTGAACCGGTTGCCGTGAATTAAGAATTGTGTTTTAAATTATAAGATTCCATTATTTTTTTATAATCTTTTTGTGAATCATATATACAATATCTATCTTTTCCGAGTAGCTTGGCTTCATAAACTGCATAGTCTGCTTCTTTTTGAACTTTATGGTATAAATTTATTGTCTCCTCGAAAATCGTTGTTTTGTTTTCAGAAAAATCAAATTCAAATATTGAGACTCCCATACTTGCGGTTACTTTTATTTCTTCTCCAGTTTCAGACAATACAGTTATATTTCGAATTGCTTTGAGCATTTTATTTAAATAGATAATTGCTCCGTCCATTGAAGTTAAAGGAAGAACGATATCAAATTCCTCTCCCCCAAATCTAAACATATAGTCTGTGGGTCTTGAGTATTTCTTCAAGGTTTTCGCTACGCTAATTAAAGCCATATCACCTATCGCATGACCATAGCGATTATTTAATGCGCGAAAATTATCTAAATCTATTCGAATATAGGTCATTGAAATAAGCCCTTCTTGCTCACTTGGCTTCCAGTATCTAGAAATAGTTCGGATTATATCTACAAGAACTTCTTCTTTATAAATCAAGAGGGAAGTCTTTGAATCAATATTTGATTTTTCTTCTGCAATTTTGTATTTGCCTAACAGGGTATAGTATTCTAAATGCATTTCCCTCAGGCAATCAATGATTTTAACATCAATATTTTCTGTTAATACGAGTTGACTCAAGACTTCTAAAGATGCCTTTTCAAAATTATTAAAATCAAAATCACTAGAAATTATTTCATTCATAAATTTCCATTAGAAATATACCCATTTTTTCTGCCTTCACTTTTCTATCGAAAAAAACATTCTGGACAATTTGAATTTTTTACATATAAAAGTTGTGTTCAGTGAAATCAAATTACATATATTGCATTAAGGAACGAATCTAAATGGCTGAAAACCTACCAATCAAAATACAAAGACTATGGAGTCATCTTTCCGATGTTTTAAATGCATTTTGTGCGATAGGCGACAGACTCGATCCAGCAAAAATTAATTCCTATGCAGACACACTGGCTAAAATAACGAAAGAACTAAAGAATATTTTGGAAGAAATAGAAACGAATTATTCTTCTGATAATTCTCCAGAATATGCAATAATACAAGCTGCATCGCAAACAATCCAGGCTCTTGACCGTTTTGAAACGGCACGAGTCGGTCCACATGAAATACTAAAAGCATACCAATCCTTTCGTCCCATGCATAGGGCAGAAGAAATTCTGTATCCATTGGCCTCGCAGTATGAAGAAGTCAGTAAACTTTTTTCGCATTCTTCGCAAATAGAAAATAGAGAGTTATTAGATCGAATTTACAAATCAAAAACAGGTAACGAAACTTCAGAGGCTGGAAATTCAGGAACCAATACTGAGAACAGAGGAATAATCGAAGTAAACAACAAACGGGGACAGCGTGGCGGCTATACTGTATATATCCCTGAATACTATGAGAGTAATACGAAATATCCTCTTGTAGTTGCACTGCATGGAGGATCGGGACATGGGGCAGATTTTTTCTGGAGTTGGCTTAGGGATACGAGAACATTTGGATTTATATTGGCAGCACCCACTTCACTCGATAGAACCTGGTCACTTCACTCCATCGCAACCGATGCAAACCGATTAAATAAAATGCTGTCTGAAATTTCTACAAAATGGAATATTGATACAAACCATATTTTACTTACAGGTCTTTCCGATGGAGGAACATACACAATGCTTTTATCAATAGCTCATCGATCTCCCTTTACACATTATGCGCCTGTTGCTGCTGCTGTTCATGTTCTTCTGAATCGTAGCACGGGAACAATCACTGCTCCAGTGAAAGATCTTCCCATTTACCAAGTGCATGGCGGTAGAGATTGGATGTTTCCAGTGGTTAGTGCAAGATTAGCCGCTAGTGCTCTAGAAAAAGCAGGAGCAAATATAATCTACAAAGAAATCCCAGAGCTTTCGCATAATTATCCGCGCGATGAGAATATAAATATATTAAAATGGTTTTATCCAGAATGGTTTTAGCTAGATAAGGACACTTAGCTGTCCAGTTCTTTTATCGGGAATCTTTTCATCTTGAGACCCCCGATAACTAAACTCGGGGGTCACGAAATTGATATTAAGAAGTAGGAAACAACAATGAACGAAATACGAACAAACAACTACAAGATCGGTGAAAAATTTACTGTTCTCTTTGCTTTCTTTTAAGGGGTTATAGATATAAAACCGAATCATCCAATCAATACTGCAAATCGCCAATTTATCTTTGGCGTAGTTCTTTTCCTCGTAACTATAGTAACAGGGTATACTGGTTATCGCCTCTCCGGATGGACGCCTTTGGACTCACTTTACATGGTTATCATTACCATTTTTGGAGTTGGCTATGGCGAAGTCGGGGAGATGACACCGAATTTGCGCATATTTACGATTTTTTTTATCGTCATGGGTTGCACAACTTTAATCTATACGTTAGGAGCATTTATCAACTGGTTGACAGAAGGTCAACTACAACAAATTTTGGGAAGACATAGAATGGAGAAAGAAATTAAAAAAATCTCGCAGCATACAGTGATTTGCGGCTATGGAAGGGTGGGACGTATCCTAGCTTCCGATTTAAAAAAAGGGAATAAACCTTTTATCATCATAGAAAATGCAGAGTCATTAAATGAATCGTTACGCGCAAGTGGATATTCTTATATTATCGGGGATGCTACAGAAGATGAAGTTTTAATGCAAGCTGGAATTGAGCGTGCTTCTTCACTTGCCACTGTGATTCCTAACGATGCAATCAATCTATTTATAGTGCTTAGTTCCCGATCTTTAAATCCAGAATTGACAATCATTTCACGAGCCAATCAAGCTACTTCAGAAGCAAAACTCTATCACGCAGGTTGTAATAAAGTTATTATGCCTGAAACTATCGGTGCAGAGAAAATGGCACATCTAATTCTTAAGCCGAATGCAGAAGAAGTATTAAAAAAAGATTTACGTGATAATTCTTTTATTGAAAGTTTATTAGAAATTGGAATTGAAATGAATGAAATTCCAATCTCATCAGATATTATTGCAACGCATACTACTATTGAAGATTTGGAAACAAAGGGAAATAGCGCATTCATGATAGTTGCCGTTCGTAAATCATCTGGAGAAGCCATAATTAAACCACCATTGAATCAAGCACTTGAGAAGGGTGATACTTTAATTGTAATGAGTCACCAAGGAGTTGTTCCGCAATTTATTCGCGAGAATCTTGTTAAACCTTCTCGTAAGTACAGGGGAATCTCTCATTAGTCTTACATTTTTATAAATCGAAGTATCCAAACTCTTTTCTAACATTCCCTTGATGACTAATATTTTATTTTCCTTTGTTCTTATTTTATACCCTGCAAATAGAAATCAAGTCGGTATAATTCCGCCAAGAATTAGAATTAATAAAAATATCTTAAGACTTTTTTGCACAATTTCAGATCGTTTGGATTCATCCATTTTTTTGACTAAAACAGAATTTGGATATTTTTCCTTCAAATATTCTATTTTATCCGTTTCCTGAATTAATTTATTTACTGACGTTACGCAAAATAGGAAAATTACGAAAATGAAATATAATTTAATAACTCACCTTACGCAAGGTGAGTCCAGCTTCCACTTGAGGTTTGCACCTAGCGGTGGGCTTGCTGCCGCAGGCTATTGAATTTATTAATTCATTAGCATTCTCTAATATTCTCAAAATCATCTTTGGCTCCGTAAATTATCAATTTTGCGTAATGTCAGTTAATAATATTAGAAAATGCTAATAAAATAACGGTCAAAGTTATTGTAAGGTTAATCAGGAATAAAGTTATTAGATTAGAGTATCATTATAACATAATAAAGGTAGGATGTCAATAGGAATAGAATTTGAAAAAATAATTATGAATTCAAAAAGATAGTCGGACTATTACGTTGAAAGCATTTGGCGATGTAAAATACAAGATTTAAGAATGACAACAAAATTTTATTTCGTTTCATTCAAAACATCTCTGTATGAAAGAAACGTTATCCGATTTTGCTATATCAATTCTCAAAAGTAAATTTAGAATTAAAATTGGATACTCTGCTTTCGCTAGAGCTGAGAATAGGGAATACCACTTTCTAGAAAAATAACGGAGCTTATTAGTGAAAAGTGGTATTTAAGCTTTTATTTTGTTGGATAGAATTGAATTATGATATAAATTTGAAAGTAATATTTTCCCAAAAGAAATGACAAGATGTAGTGGTTAATTTTGGATTGTTAAAATTTAATTGTTGGCGCAGGCTAGATTCGAGAATCACTATATATAAGCTTTAATTTGAGTAAGCTCGATCAGTTTGAATGAAAACTCCAGTATCAGAAAGTTCCGCTTTCCAATCTACGGGAAGTTTTTTTATTTTTCTTGATCAAATGGGAGTTCAAATTGAACAATCGGAAACCTATCCGGTATCTGAGGTACCCGATGGATGGGAATTATATTAGAGTAAATATAGCGTTTTAATAAAAAATTTCAAGGGAACAAATTATGAATAAACTTTTTACAGAAAAGGAATTAGCAGATATAAAATCTGCTGTGAAAGAAGCTGAGAAAACAACGTCAGCCGAAATAGTGCCGGTATTTTTTGAGGCATGTAGTTCTTATTTGGATACATATTGGAAATCAGGAATATTATTAACAACCTTCTGGTCGTTTATTTATATTATATATCTTGGATTATCTTCGGATCCATGGAACTTGAATTTAACTTATTTCTTCATGACGCAGATGTCGGCTGGACTATTGGGGGTAATATTGATTTACTTCATTCCTTCTTGGAAACGATTTCTAATGGATAGACAAGACGTTAAAGGTATGGTTAGAGATATCGCCTATCGTGTGTTTCTGGAGGAAGGAGTTTTTCAGACAAGAGAGAGAACGGGAATGTTGCTTTTTATGAGTTTTTTGGAAAGAGAAGCAGTGATATTAGGAGATGAGGGGATAAATAAAAAAGTAAGTCCAGAAATTTGGGAAGGAATACTTATGAGTTTGACAACTGGAATGAAAAGAGGCAATCGGACTGAGGCAATCATACAAACAATTCAGTCGATGGGAAATCTATTAAAACAATATCCGATACAGGTAGATGATAGAAACGAACTTCGAGATGATCTTCGTATAGGAGATGGAAAATGAAATTTTATGCGTTAACATTCATTGCATTTATACTGGCTAACTCGATTTATGCGCTAGAAGTACCTCGTCTTTCAGGGCGAGTCATTGATGAGGTAGGAATTTTATCGAATGAAGAGAAAAAGTCTTTGGAAATAAAACTAAAAGAGCATGAGAAAAAAACATCTAATCAAGTTGTAGTTTTGATTATCCCATCCTTGGAGGGAGAAGTTTTAGAGGAATATTCTATCAAAGTTGCAAGCACTTGGAAGCTCGGCCAGAAGGGAAAGGATAATGGTGTATTGCTTCTGATTGCTAAGAATGACAGAAAACTTAGAATTGAAGTAGGATATGGTTTGGAAGGAAGTCTCACAGATGTACTCAGTAGTCAGATCATTAGGCGAGAAATCACACCCGAATTTAAAAAAGGAAATTTTCCTCTTGGAGTAGAACAAGGAGTAGACGCGATTCTAGGCGCTATACAGGGATCCTACACTGTGGCTAATACAGATAATTCAACTGATACCGCAACTGATACAGAGAATTTTTTAGATTTTGCAAACGCAATCGGAGATGCAGATCTTCCGCTACCATTTCGTATGGTGTTTGGTTCCGTTTTCTTTATTGTGATAACGCCATTTACGCTAATGGCAGCATTTAGTCCTTATATAGGTTGGTTTCTTTATTTTTTCTTGATACCATTTTACGCAATATTTCCGTTAGTCTCTTTAGGAAAATATGGGGTTTTGTTGTTTCCTATCTATGTAGTGGGAATGTTTTTATTTAAAATCTATTTAGCATTTAGTGAAGACGGAAAGAAATTTGCAGAGAAGTATGGCAGTACATGGCAAGCGCAAGGATCTGGGGGCGGAGGTTCGGGTTGGTCGTCTGGCTCTAGTGGTGGAGGTGGATTTTCAGGAGGAGGGGGAAGTTTTGGTGGTGGAGGAAGTTCTGGAAGTTGGTAAAGAGTCTTAAACCAATACGGCAAATTCAGCTTACCCGCAACACGTGTAGAAGCTATGTATTCGTCTGACATGTATGGCGAGTTTCCGAACGCGGTAGTGGAGATTGAGAAATTGGAGTTTTTTACCATGTGAAGCGCTGGTCGCGAATACTTGGAGCGAAGGGTGGAATGAAAACGGATAAAATATAAGATTGATTCATAGTTTATTCGTGTCACCTGATTCGTACTAATATAAGTAAACTTTAGGGTGTCCTATCAACAATTTATAAGGAATGAATGTTTCTAACTGACCTCACGCAAAATAGGAAATTTACGAAAATGAAGTCTAATTTAAGAATATAAGATAAAGCTAATGAATTAATGAATAAGCAGGTTTGGGCGGCAGCCCAAGCGACGCACTGAGCGATCGTCGAAGTGTCGCCGATTGCCTCTATCTCTTACCTCAACGCGCTTGTGCGTAAGGTGAGTTTCTAATTAATTTTTTTTATTGGTAACTATATTTAGTTGTTTGCATTTAGAATCCTTCTATGCAAATATTGAAATGTATGGAAAAAAAAAAGGAGATAAATGTAAATACTTACAATAATCCAAAGGTTTCCTTTACAACCATTGAAAAAAGATATCTAGGATTGGTTGCAAACCTAGATGCTGGCGTTATCGTACATGCACCAGATACATCGATCATATATAGCAATCCTCGAGCAGCAGAGCTATTGGGATTAACAGAAGAACAATTAACGGGAAAATTCGCAAGCGATCCAGAATGGATGTTGTTTAAAGAGGATAATTCCATTTTGCCTTTTGATGAATTCCCTGTCAATGAAATTCGAATTAAAAACTTGCCCATCAAGAATCGAGTCTATGGAGTTAAAAGACAATCAAGTGAACTAATATGGTTATCTTTTACAGGTTTTCCTGTCTATGATATGAATGGAAATATATTAGAGATAGTTATTAGCTTCATTGATATTACTGCTCTTAAAAAAGCGGAAAAAAATGCAAAGGAGAATGAAAAGAGATTACTCGATGTATATAAACTATCGCATATAGGAGTTTGGAAATGGGTTGCTGCTACAGATTCGGTAACTTGGAATGATGAGCTTTTTTTAATTGCAGGTTTAGATCCAAATGGTCCTGCACCTACCTATGCAGAACATCCGAATATTTATACACCTGAAAGTTGGGAATACTTAAATGCAACTGTGGAAAAATCCATGGCAACTGGTAATCCCTATGAAATTGAACTTGAGCTCGTACGTCCAGATGGTAGCATTCGTAATGTAATTATTTTCGGTGGCGCAGAATATGATAGCAACGGAAATGTAAGTGGACTTTTCGGAACGGTGCAAGATATTTCTGAGCGTAAACTTTCCGAGCGAATTCTAATAGAAAGCGAGAAAAAGTTTCGCAGTTATGTTGAAAATGCTACTGATGGAGTTTTTGTCATCAATCGTGCAGGGTATTACCTGGAAGTAAACCTAGCGGCTACTTCTATGTTAGGCTATACGCGGGAAGAAATACTCTCTATGCATTTTTCGCAAGTTGTTGTCCCAGAA
This sequence is a window from Leptospiraceae bacterium. Protein-coding genes within it:
- a CDS encoding EAL domain-containing protein, yielding MKKSDSNLTLRIAILEILAIGIAYFLGGMLGLKIASIGSHISLIWAPTGIAIAGLLRFGRFVGIGIWIASCLVNYQIGSSFFLASLIATGNTLGPVLAVYFLRKVKFQILFERRRDLLFYTFIVTLAMAVNASVGSLSLYFFGELDFSKLSEAWLFWWLGDAVGAMVVGLPIVSYSREKVIRELKGWKGFENLFVFILVFLCGISLFGFPPFIFISIPAFLFISFVLVSWLGLRSGVTLSSSATLMISIIGAWGTANGSGPFVQSGIHSGLGLLWGYMTSMTILTVLISSLVSELSASDILLKDLSDQVPGIIYQFVLDREGNRSFPYLSRGVERIFGFSANTIRKNANLFFRAIHREDLQIIEDTIDYSSKLQTPFRIEFRVYLNNSFVWLEAQGIPKKLSNGITLWNGHISDITDRKTAENTLRENQEKLYGLFALSPIGIALTDMNGKYIEFNDAFRLITGYTEDELNQLDYWKLTPEKYKDLEMFQLKSLSETRKYGPYEKEYLRKDGTLIPIRLRGVLLTGKDGIDFIWSLVEDITHQKEQQHRLEIMAHYDALTQLPNRILLAERLQDAMLQSISSERLLAICYLDLDEFKPINDQMGHESGDRFLIEVSRKLRQLLRDNDTVARLGGDEFVLLFTNLQSVEEGEKLLRHLLNEISFKYQLKENSTESSVTASIGVTFFPNDRVDADALIRHADQAMYFAKQAGKNQYHIFDPELDRHSKVKYEAIARIRSAFDRKEFQLFYQPKVNMRTGKVIGAEALIRWIHPEKGIIPPLEFLPVIENTEFSITLGEWVIKEALRQLNEWANLDFRIPISVNISARHLQQETFLLRLTEFLSDFPEVMTKQLELEILETSALEDIAKVCSLIEACRKMGVVFALDDFGTGYSSLTYLKRLSTEILKIDQSFVRDMLHDKEDMAIVQGVIGLAKAFQRKVIAEGVETIEQGIMLLEMGCDLAQGYGISKPMPAKDFLNWVYGYKPHSTWIEYVEHFG
- a CDS encoding GGDEF domain-containing protein, which produces MNEIISSDFDFNNFEKASLEVLSQLVLTENIDVKIIDCLREMHLEYYTLLGKYKIAEEKSNIDSKTSLLIYKEEVLVDIIRTISRYWKPSEQEGLISMTYIRIDLDNFRALNNRYGHAIGDMALISVAKTLKKYSRPTDYMFRFGGEEFDIVLPLTSMDGAIIYLNKMLKAIRNITVLSETGEEIKVTASMGVSIFEFDFSENKTTIFEETINLYHKVQKEADYAVYEAKLLGKDRYCIYDSQKDYKKIMESYNLKHNS
- a CDS encoding phospholipase, whose amino-acid sequence is MAENLPIKIQRLWSHLSDVLNAFCAIGDRLDPAKINSYADTLAKITKELKNILEEIETNYSSDNSPEYAIIQAASQTIQALDRFETARVGPHEILKAYQSFRPMHRAEEILYPLASQYEEVSKLFSHSSQIENRELLDRIYKSKTGNETSEAGNSGTNTENRGIIEVNNKRGQRGGYTVYIPEYYESNTKYPLVVALHGGSGHGADFFWSWLRDTRTFGFILAAPTSLDRTWSLHSIATDANRLNKMLSEISTKWNIDTNHILLTGLSDGGTYTMLLSIAHRSPFTHYAPVAAAVHVLLNRSTGTITAPVKDLPIYQVHGGRDWMFPVVSARLAASALEKAGANIIYKEIPELSHNYPRDENINILKWFYPEWF
- a CDS encoding potassium channel protein; this translates as MDSLYMVIITIFGVGYGEVGEMTPNLRIFTIFFIVMGCTTLIYTLGAFINWLTEGQLQQILGRHRMEKEIKKISQHTVICGYGRVGRILASDLKKGNKPFIIIENAESLNESLRASGYSYIIGDATEDEVLMQAGIERASSLATVIPNDAINLFIVLSSRSLNPELTIISRANQATSEAKLYHAGCNKVIMPETIGAEKMAHLILKPNAEEVLKKDLRDNSFIESLLEIGIEMNEIPISSDIIATHTTIEDLETKGNSAFMIVAVRKSSGEAIIKPPLNQALEKGDTLIVMSHQGVVPQFIRENLVKPSRKYRGISH
- a CDS encoding TPM domain-containing protein — protein: MKFYALTFIAFILANSIYALEVPRLSGRVIDEVGILSNEEKKSLEIKLKEHEKKTSNQVVVLIIPSLEGEVLEEYSIKVASTWKLGQKGKDNGVLLLIAKNDRKLRIEVGYGLEGSLTDVLSSQIIRREITPEFKKGNFPLGVEQGVDAILGAIQGSYTVANTDNSTDTATDTENFLDFANAIGDADLPLPFRMVFGSVFFIVITPFTLMAAFSPYIGWFLYFFLIPFYAIFPLVSLGKYGVLLFPIYVVGMFLFKIYLAFSEDGKKFAEKYGSTWQAQGSGGGGSGWSSGSSGGGGFSGGGGSFGGGGSSGSW
- a CDS encoding PAS domain S-box protein, whose product is MEKKKEINVNTYNNPKVSFTTIEKRYLGLVANLDAGVIVHAPDTSIIYSNPRAAELLGLTEEQLTGKFASDPEWMLFKEDNSILPFDEFPVNEIRIKNLPIKNRVYGVKRQSSELIWLSFTGFPVYDMNGNILEIVISFIDITALKKAEKNAKENEKRLLDVYKLSHIGVWKWVAATDSVTWNDELFLIAGLDPNGPAPTYAEHPNIYTPESWEYLNATVEKSMATGNPYEIELELVRPDGSIRNVIIFGGAEYDSNGNVSGLFGTVQDISERKLSERILIESEKKFRSYVENATDGVFVINRAGYYLEVNLAATSMLGYTREEILSMHFSQVVVPESIDSANIAYTTLLEKGRFSTEITFLRKDGSNFTGILSAIKLSEAQFLGLVKDITERKENEERVKSLLAEKEMILKEVHHRIKNNMSAIQGLFVLQADSLHENEEAVLALQDAANRVQSMMMLYDKLYQSNHFSRISIQYYLSPLINEIILNFPIAIPIEIIKQIDDFILDAKTLSSIGIIINELLTNIMKYAFHGKTEGQIAITIRLEGNQISIRVQDNGVGLSNDINLEKSSGFGLMLVQFLVKQLQANLKIEAHNGTTVLIEFEI